A portion of the Candidatus Hydrogenedentota bacterium genome contains these proteins:
- a CDS encoding metallophosphoesterase family protein, whose translation MTGRMERRAFWARGAAWAALCAALALFFYTRPFTDLLPFIISRHAVPALPPALPPLLLAAALAFWLWVRTAGNRLLFPARLAAALPMVIALSVPLLPDTLLDRRWFGGMLALFFMAPVLRVLAPPMLRQTGMGRKALYLLCAWCRSLVFLLFVFLLFARGNPVPFFGALALLAWLSVAAARLSGEAPGRRLRLSTAAATLLFLAAPLHALGRMPAAPQSGKREGERLRAAMGLHVRPYLQNLRKDGVTIMWESGAPLPGRVLVGGEPEDLLRPESPPRDVRVIESPASLIHEVTVDGLEEDRTYHYRVVSNGVAGETGRFRTAHEKPEPFEFAVYGDSQEMFGWAEYLVRNRHGDVCKSILRDSPGARFVVHVGDMTFLGNEYDRWGREFFGRAGDLMRDTVVWPVIGNHEMGAHWYFDYFSVPNTDERYYAFDYGNSRFIVLAVEGYAAGHTYGPPERTPMDPGTPQYEWLERTLAGSADKTWRFVFFHHPALSTGIEGNFRPATRVFGPLFEKYGVDAAFSGHDHDFEFSVRDGMVHVVTGGGGGPVSPLRPNSKENPHARYFKGVWHHCRVRVDGAKLKVRAVDLRGGTFFRFMVDKSGGSRVVRWE comes from the coding sequence ATGACGGGACGCATGGAAAGACGCGCGTTTTGGGCGCGGGGCGCGGCGTGGGCCGCGCTGTGCGCGGCGCTGGCGCTCTTCTTCTACACGCGGCCCTTCACGGACCTCCTCCCCTTCATCATCTCCCGGCACGCTGTCCCGGCGCTCCCGCCAGCGCTGCCGCCCCTGCTGCTGGCCGCCGCCCTGGCTTTTTGGCTGTGGGTCAGAACAGCGGGCAACCGGCTGCTCTTTCCCGCGCGGCTGGCCGCCGCCCTGCCCATGGTCATCGCCCTCTCCGTCCCGCTGCTCCCCGACACGCTGCTGGACCGCCGGTGGTTTGGCGGCATGCTGGCGCTCTTTTTCATGGCCCCGGTCCTCCGGGTGCTCGCGCCGCCGATGCTCCGCCAGACCGGCATGGGCCGGAAAGCCCTCTATCTCCTCTGCGCGTGGTGCCGGTCCCTCGTGTTCCTGCTCTTCGTTTTCCTCCTCTTCGCGCGGGGCAACCCCGTCCCGTTCTTCGGCGCCCTCGCGCTCCTGGCGTGGCTTTCCGTGGCCGCCGCGCGGCTCTCCGGGGAGGCGCCGGGCCGCCGGCTCCGGCTGTCCACCGCCGCCGCGACCCTCCTCTTTCTGGCCGCCCCGCTGCACGCCCTCGGCCGCATGCCCGCCGCCCCCCAGTCCGGAAAGAGGGAGGGGGAAAGGCTCCGGGCGGCCATGGGACTCCATGTGCGCCCCTACCTCCAAAACCTGCGGAAGGACGGCGTGACGATCATGTGGGAGAGCGGCGCGCCCCTGCCGGGCCGGGTCCTGGTCGGCGGGGAGCCGGAGGACCTGCTCCGTCCGGAAAGCCCCCCCCGGGACGTCCGCGTCATCGAGTCCCCCGCGTCGCTCATCCACGAGGTGACCGTGGACGGGCTGGAGGAGGACCGGACCTACCATTACCGCGTGGTGTCGAACGGCGTGGCGGGCGAGACCGGGCGTTTCCGCACAGCCCATGAAAAGCCGGAACCCTTCGAGTTCGCGGTCTACGGCGACTCGCAGGAGATGTTCGGCTGGGCCGAATACCTGGTGCGGAACCGGCACGGGGACGTGTGCAAAAGCATCCTGCGCGACAGCCCCGGCGCGCGCTTCGTCGTCCATGTCGGCGACATGACCTTTCTCGGGAACGAGTATGACCGGTGGGGCCGCGAGTTTTTCGGGCGGGCCGGGGACCTCATGCGCGACACCGTCGTCTGGCCCGTGATTGGCAACCACGAGATGGGCGCGCACTGGTACTTCGACTACTTCTCGGTGCCCAACACGGACGAGCGGTATTACGCCTTTGACTACGGCAACAGCCGCTTCATCGTCCTCGCCGTCGAGGGCTACGCGGCGGGCCACACCTACGGCCCGCCGGAGCGCACCCCCATGGACCCGGGCACCCCGCAGTACGAGTGGCTCGAGCGCACCCTCGCCGGAAGCGCGGACAAGACCTGGCGCTTCGTCTTCTTCCACCACCCCGCCCTGTCCACCGGCATCGAGGGGAACTTCCGGCCCGCCACCAGGGTCTTCGGGCCGCTCTTCGAAAAGTACGGCGTGGACGCCGCGTTCAGCGGGCACGACCACGACTTCGAGTTCTCCGTCCGGGACGGCATGGTCCACGTGGTCACCGGCGGCGGCGGCGGACCCGTGAGCCCCCTGCGGCCCAACAGTAAGGAGAACCCCCACGCGCGGTATTTCAAGGGGGTGTGGCACCACTGCCGGGTGCGCGTGGACGGCGCGAAACTCAAAGTGCGGGCCGTGGACCTGCGGGGCGGGACCTTTTTCCGGTTCATGGTGGACAAGAGCGGCGGCTCCCGCGTGGTCCGCTGGGAGTAG
- a CDS encoding dihydrodipicolinate synthase family protein, with protein sequence MKTPPDWRGIITVLNTPFTASDAVDLDALARHAEHALGAGVAGFLVPALASEVGKLTEAEREAVVRTVAGVARGRAVVIGGASSPDREERLRLTRRLTELGCDGVLVSLPFTDAEEYMREVRAVAAQGPPLLMLQDWDPNGFGVPVPVIARLFEEVDCFRCLKVEVVPAGVKYSAVLAATGGRLHVSGGWAVTQMIEAMDRGVHAIMPTGLHGVYVRIWNLHHAGDRAGARALFNRLAPVLAFSNQHLDISIHFFKRLLHRQGLYPTDRVREPILPFDGCHEKIADELIALAMGLMDEAGGDRMDAMDRRDRRDRRDGRDGRDGRDGGDGGDGGDV encoded by the coding sequence ATGAAAACACCGCCGGACTGGCGCGGCATCATCACCGTGCTGAACACGCCGTTCACCGCGTCGGACGCGGTGGACCTGGACGCGCTGGCGCGGCACGCGGAACACGCGCTGGGCGCGGGGGTGGCGGGCTTTCTCGTGCCCGCGCTGGCGTCGGAGGTCGGCAAACTGACGGAGGCGGAGCGGGAGGCGGTCGTGCGGACCGTGGCGGGGGTGGCGCGGGGCCGGGCCGTGGTCATCGGCGGGGCCTCCTCGCCGGACCGGGAGGAGCGGCTGCGGCTGACGCGCCGCCTGACGGAACTGGGCTGCGACGGCGTGCTGGTGAGCCTGCCGTTCACGGACGCGGAGGAGTACATGCGGGAGGTCCGCGCGGTGGCGGCGCAGGGGCCACCCCTGCTGATGCTGCAGGACTGGGACCCGAACGGGTTCGGCGTGCCCGTGCCGGTGATTGCGCGGCTTTTCGAGGAGGTGGACTGTTTCCGCTGTCTGAAGGTGGAGGTGGTTCCGGCGGGGGTGAAGTACAGCGCCGTGCTGGCGGCCACGGGCGGGCGGCTGCACGTGTCCGGGGGCTGGGCGGTGACCCAGATGATCGAGGCGATGGACCGGGGTGTCCACGCGATCATGCCCACGGGGCTGCACGGGGTGTATGTGCGCATCTGGAACCTGCACCACGCGGGAGACCGCGCCGGGGCGCGGGCGCTCTTCAACCGGCTCGCGCCGGTGCTGGCCTTCTCCAACCAGCACCTGGACATTTCGATTCACTTCTTCAAGCGGCTGCTGCACCGTCAGGGGCTGTATCCGACGGACCGGGTGCGGGAGCCGATACTGCCCTTTGACGGGTGCCATGAGAAGATTGCGGACGAGTTGATTGCGCTGGCGATGGGGCTGATGGACGAGGCGGGGGGGGACCGTATGGACGCTATGGACAGAAGGGACAGAAGGGACAGAAGGGACGGAAGGGACGGAAGGGACGGAAGGGACGGAGGGGACGGAGGGGACGGAGGGGACGTGTAA
- a CDS encoding carbohydrate-binding protein, whose translation MKTAFPLAAVLVLALLCAVPAQGREYHVSVTGNDANDGTAASPLRTISAAAQLAQPGDVVTIHKGIYRERVNPPRGGESSGKPIVYRAAPGERPEIRGSEAVTGWEKVQNDTWKVVLPNSFFGDFNPYADLIRGDWFNPKGREHHTGAVYLNGEWLIEAAALEEVMAPAGTVPAWLEQTGDEYLVNVVSLAPRGWSEPVTAAAPAGKRGTQNAPCSEGGECVGFIRHGDWLKFEGVNFGENSDAVTIRAASASGGGVIELRQDAPDGTLLGSVTVPNTGGWQEWNNFPCQITPTSGVKTLCMVFRSLIQKGAGEEARLWFAKVDDQNTTIWAQFKDADPNEELVEINVRQSVFYPDQPGRNYITVRGLALRHAATNWAPPTAEQIGLIGTHWSKGWLIEDNVISHSVCSGIALGKHGDEFDNTSADTAEGYVATIERAIAQGWSKENIGHHTVRNNTISHCEQGGIVGSLGAVFSTITGNTIHDIHVRRLFTGAEMAGIKIHAAIDTDIRDNHIYRTCQGLWLDWMAQGARVSGNLFHDNLWQDLFVEVNHGPMVVDNNLFLSGTSVLSLSRGVAFAHNLFAGKLNIHPLDERLTPYHTAHSTELAGMHNNPCGDDRYYNNIFTAYPGFEKKYERAFKPIQWDGRGALKGKDTSERGKRVPPSPLAVAREDGFYLEGDLNGLFATKSTLKAVTSELLGHAAVSGLPYENRDGSPLLIDRDYFGSRRNTAGPLPGPFELSELGRTSIKVWPKE comes from the coding sequence ATGAAGACCGCTTTCCCCCTCGCCGCCGTTCTTGTCCTTGCGCTGCTTTGCGCCGTGCCCGCGCAGGGCCGCGAGTACCATGTCTCGGTTACCGGCAACGACGCGAATGACGGCACGGCGGCCTCCCCGCTGCGGACCATCTCCGCCGCCGCGCAACTGGCGCAGCCGGGCGACGTGGTCACCATCCACAAGGGGATTTACCGCGAGCGGGTGAACCCGCCGCGCGGGGGCGAGTCGAGCGGGAAGCCCATCGTGTACCGGGCGGCGCCGGGTGAGCGGCCGGAAATCCGCGGCTCCGAGGCGGTGACGGGCTGGGAAAAGGTGCAGAACGACACGTGGAAGGTGGTCCTGCCGAACAGTTTCTTCGGCGACTTCAACCCCTACGCGGACCTCATCCGCGGCGACTGGTTCAACCCGAAGGGCCGCGAGCACCACACGGGCGCGGTCTACCTGAACGGCGAATGGCTCATCGAGGCGGCGGCGCTGGAGGAGGTGATGGCGCCCGCGGGCACGGTCCCGGCGTGGCTCGAGCAGACCGGCGACGAGTACCTGGTGAACGTGGTGTCGCTGGCGCCGCGCGGCTGGTCGGAGCCCGTTACTGCGGCGGCCCCCGCCGGCAAGCGCGGCACGCAGAACGCGCCCTGCTCCGAGGGGGGCGAGTGCGTGGGCTTCATCCGACACGGCGACTGGCTGAAGTTTGAGGGCGTCAATTTCGGGGAGAACTCCGACGCGGTGACCATCCGGGCGGCGTCCGCCTCGGGCGGGGGTGTCATCGAGCTGCGCCAGGACGCACCGGACGGGACACTGCTGGGTTCGGTGACGGTGCCGAACACCGGCGGGTGGCAGGAGTGGAACAACTTCCCCTGCCAAATCACCCCCACCAGCGGCGTGAAGACCCTGTGCATGGTGTTCCGAAGCCTCATCCAGAAGGGGGCGGGCGAGGAGGCCCGGCTGTGGTTCGCCAAAGTGGACGACCAGAACACCACCATCTGGGCGCAGTTCAAGGACGCGGACCCGAACGAGGAACTGGTCGAGATCAACGTGCGGCAATCCGTCTTCTACCCGGACCAGCCGGGGCGGAACTACATCACCGTGCGCGGGCTCGCCCTGCGCCACGCGGCGACGAACTGGGCGCCGCCCACGGCGGAGCAGATCGGCCTGATCGGCACGCACTGGAGCAAAGGGTGGCTCATCGAGGACAACGTGATCAGCCACTCGGTCTGCTCGGGCATCGCCCTGGGCAAGCACGGGGACGAGTTCGACAACACCTCGGCGGACACGGCGGAGGGCTATGTGGCCACCATCGAGCGGGCCATTGCGCAGGGCTGGAGCAAGGAGAACATCGGGCACCACACGGTCCGCAACAACACCATCTCCCACTGCGAGCAGGGCGGCATCGTGGGCAGCCTCGGGGCGGTGTTCAGCACCATCACGGGCAACACCATCCACGACATCCATGTGCGGCGGCTCTTCACCGGCGCGGAGATGGCGGGGATCAAAATCCACGCCGCCATAGACACCGACATCCGGGACAACCACATCTACCGGACCTGCCAGGGGCTCTGGCTGGACTGGATGGCCCAGGGCGCGCGGGTCTCGGGCAACCTCTTCCACGACAACCTGTGGCAGGACCTCTTCGTGGAGGTGAACCACGGACCGATGGTGGTGGACAACAACCTGTTCCTCTCGGGCACGTCGGTGCTGTCCCTGTCGCGGGGGGTGGCCTTCGCCCACAACCTCTTCGCGGGCAAGCTGAACATCCACCCGCTTGACGAGCGGCTGACCCCGTACCACACGGCGCACTCGACCGAACTGGCGGGCATGCACAACAACCCCTGCGGCGATGACCGGTACTACAACAACATCTTCACGGCATACCCCGGTTTTGAAAAGAAGTACGAGAGGGCCTTCAAGCCGATCCAATGGGACGGCCGTGGTGCGTTGAAGGGGAAGGACACCTCCGAGCGCGGCAAAAGGGTTCCCCCGTCGCCGCTTGCGGTGGCGCGGGAAGACGGTTTTTACCTTGAGGGCGACCTAAACGGGTTGTTTGCGACAAAGTCAACGCTCAAAGCGGTGACCTCCGAATTGCTGGGCCATGCGGCGGTTTCGGGTCTGCCCTACGAGAACCGCGACGGATCGCCCCTGTTGATAGACAGGGATTATTTTGGCTCGCGGCGGAACACGGCGGGACCCTTGCCGGGGCCGTTCGAGCTGTCCGAACTCGGCCGGACATCCATCAAGGTGTGGCCGAAGGAGTAG
- a CDS encoding baseplate J/gp47 family protein produces MSVDLAKIPRPVFVENDPQARVAELVARYEAATGKTVYPAQPERLLLDVIAYADANLRAAVQYAGEQNLLAYAEGAALEHLAAFFGVSRLDGEEDARLRERVRLAPESFSVAGSRGAYRYWAMSADASIADVSVTSPDPGVVHVYPLCASGLPAQAVLDAVAEKCSAETVRPLCDTVRVLAPEAVPYEISAVVEPYTGYNGELARQQARAAAEAWAARNASALGRDIVRSQIIAALSVAGVYRVTLNLPALDRALDIHEWAQCAAVTVAMGGLADG; encoded by the coding sequence GTGTCGGTTGACCTTGCAAAGATTCCAAGGCCGGTCTTTGTGGAGAACGACCCGCAGGCGCGGGTCGCGGAGCTGGTGGCCCGCTACGAGGCGGCGACCGGGAAGACGGTGTATCCGGCGCAGCCCGAGCGGCTGCTGCTGGACGTGATCGCCTACGCCGACGCGAACCTGCGCGCGGCGGTCCAGTACGCCGGGGAGCAGAACCTGCTGGCCTACGCCGAGGGGGCGGCGCTGGAGCACCTGGCGGCGTTTTTCGGCGTGTCGCGGCTTGACGGCGAGGAGGACGCGCGCCTGCGCGAGCGGGTGCGCCTGGCGCCGGAGAGTTTCAGCGTGGCGGGCAGCCGGGGGGCGTACCGGTACTGGGCCATGTCGGCGGACGCCTCGATAGCCGACGTGTCCGTCACGAGCCCGGACCCCGGCGTGGTGCATGTGTACCCGCTGTGCGCGTCCGGACTGCCGGCGCAGGCCGTCCTTGACGCCGTGGCGGAGAAGTGCTCGGCGGAGACGGTGCGGCCGCTGTGCGACACCGTGCGGGTGCTGGCGCCGGAGGCGGTCCCCTACGAAATCAGCGCGGTCGTCGAGCCGTACACCGGCTACAACGGCGAACTGGCGAGACAGCAGGCGCGGGCCGCGGCGGAGGCGTGGGCGGCGCGGAACGCGTCCGCCCTTGGCCGCGACATCGTGCGCAGCCAGATCATCGCGGCGCTTTCCGTGGCCGGCGTGTACCGTGTGACGCTCAACCTTCCGGCCCTGGACCGCGCGCTCGACATCCACGAGTGGGCCCAATGCGCCGCCGTGACGGTGGCGATGGGGGGCCTGGCCGATGGCTGA
- a CDS encoding transposase, which translates to MVVPGAAHHVTQRGNNRQDVFLSGEDRRVYLGILRKQALSFQFRVLGYCLMTNHVHVVGIPENELSLSMAIGRTHFLYALHVNRQQGRSGHVWQNRFFSCPMDDAHTLAALCYAELNPVRAGIIEKPWKYDWSSAAAHCGRDEPDPVLDMNAWNDIAPDGEWVETLRAFMRDTTTIESLRRSTQCGRPLGDNTFIGMVDKRRGVSEGM; encoded by the coding sequence ATGGTTGTTCCCGGCGCGGCCCACCATGTCACACAACGGGGCAATAACAGGCAGGATGTGTTTCTTTCCGGGGAGGACAGGCGTGTCTACCTCGGCATCTTGCGAAAACAGGCGTTGTCTTTTCAGTTTCGTGTGCTGGGCTACTGCCTGATGACCAACCATGTGCATGTGGTGGGCATTCCAGAAAATGAACTTTCGCTTTCAATGGCCATTGGCCGAACACATTTTCTCTATGCGCTCCATGTCAACCGTCAACAAGGCCGCAGCGGTCATGTATGGCAAAACCGTTTCTTTTCGTGTCCTATGGACGACGCCCATACCCTTGCCGCCCTGTGTTATGCGGAACTGAATCCGGTTCGGGCAGGCATCATTGAGAAACCATGGAAATATGACTGGTCGAGTGCGGCGGCCCACTGTGGCAGGGATGAGCCGGACCCGGTGCTGGACATGAATGCCTGGAATGATATCGCCCCTGACGGGGAGTGGGTGGAGACGCTTCGGGCTTTTATGCGTGACACCACCACCATTGAGTCGCTGCGCCGAAGCACACAATGTGGCCGGCCATTGGGCGACAACACTTTTATTGGGATGGTTGATAAAAGACGCGGTGTCAGTGAAGGCATGTGA
- a CDS encoding phage tail protein, whose translation MAEHGHDRLLPPPLSVDGSFRELAKLADDWPGLDADLARTLARIAQADPVLLQHYAEWFSLSDEPAWSLALDDGARRLLAAGAVMLHRRKGTPWAVRRVLELVGFGGGTRLTEGGVQKIHDGTVAADGSRLHGGAAWAEYSIEADLGETAGLESGTGVLLRRVLGGIAPARCHLADVLWRADLADTVNAGDAQSMTVGGVFEDMPARPRYDGALRHDAAVVSNHDGALLAGGAHTYQGWRLVENPNRHGAEDSEFGADIGMVLEDRAGRFHLYNGTRTADGSLSHGDDAPACVDEPMTIRMTRVVRYNGNRMHAGILATGDIVTFLEAA comes from the coding sequence ATGGCTGAGCACGGGCACGACAGGCTGCTGCCGCCGCCGCTGTCGGTTGACGGGTCGTTCCGGGAGCTTGCAAAACTCGCGGACGACTGGCCCGGACTGGACGCGGACCTGGCGCGCACGCTGGCGCGCATCGCCCAGGCGGACCCCGTGCTCTTGCAGCACTATGCGGAGTGGTTTTCCCTCTCCGACGAGCCCGCATGGTCCCTCGCGCTGGACGACGGCGCCCGCCGCCTGCTGGCGGCCGGCGCGGTGATGCTGCACCGGCGCAAGGGGACGCCCTGGGCCGTGCGGCGCGTGCTGGAGCTGGTGGGTTTTGGCGGGGGCACCCGGCTCACCGAGGGCGGGGTCCAGAAGATTCACGACGGGACGGTCGCGGCGGACGGAAGCCGCCTCCACGGCGGGGCCGCATGGGCGGAATACTCGATAGAGGCGGACCTGGGCGAGACGGCCGGGCTTGAGTCCGGAACCGGCGTTCTGCTGCGCAGGGTGCTTGGCGGCATCGCCCCGGCGCGCTGCCACCTGGCGGATGTCCTGTGGCGGGCGGACCTCGCGGACACCGTGAACGCGGGCGACGCCCAGTCCATGACCGTGGGGGGGGTGTTCGAGGACATGCCCGCGCGCCCGCGTTATGACGGCGCGCTGCGGCATGACGCGGCCGTGGTCTCCAACCATGACGGGGCGCTTCTTGCCGGCGGCGCGCACACCTACCAGGGCTGGCGCCTGGTTGAAAACCCGAACCGTCACGGCGCGGAGGACTCCGAGTTCGGGGCGGACATAGGCATGGTTCTGGAGGACAGGGCCGGCAGGTTTCATCTATACAACGGCACGCGGACGGCGGACGGGAGCCTCAGCCATGGGGACGACGCGCCCGCCTGTGTTGACGAGCCGATGACCATTCGCATGACGCGGGTGGTCCGTTACAACGGCAACAGGATGCACGCGGGGATTTTGGCCACCGGTGACATCGTGACATTTCTGGAGGCGGCATGA
- a CDS encoding GPW/gp25 family protein yields MLQPIHFSPKLGAPGELVTGADDIAQCVRIILETPKGSDPLRPLFGSDHFQYLDRPLPRSAPLIVREAWDAIAAWEPRAVVERIAVEPENGRATITVYWRPADGGKTEVLRVG; encoded by the coding sequence ATGCTTCAACCCATACATTTCAGCCCAAAACTCGGCGCCCCGGGCGAACTGGTGACGGGCGCGGACGACATCGCGCAGTGCGTCCGGATCATCCTGGAGACGCCGAAGGGCTCCGACCCGCTGCGGCCGCTGTTCGGCTCGGACCATTTCCAGTATCTGGACAGGCCGCTTCCGCGCAGCGCGCCGCTGATCGTGCGCGAGGCGTGGGACGCCATAGCGGCATGGGAGCCGCGCGCGGTGGTCGAGCGGATAGCGGTGGAGCCGGAGAACGGGCGCGCCACGATAACCGTTTACTGGCGCCCGGCGGACGGCGGAAAAACGGAGGTGCTCCGTGTCGGTTGA
- a CDS encoding phage baseplate assembly protein V: protein MYVAGIISELDAAGMKARVTWPDREGLVSPWLAVVVPWAQANMAYRMPDVGEQVACLMDDNLESGCIVGALYGGAQRPPESNGDITAVHFSDGTVVRYDRAENTLTVQCVGRVVVECADRIGMRAGREITLESIRIGLRALAGVDMGSVLGGWKFDDGTRIEYSELTRELKVDSVGDLIVAVARLCSVSVPLLNFTCAGASNLQTGGPVTLNAGGPVTVNAAGPINLNGAGVFANGKPVG from the coding sequence ATGTATGTCGCCGGCATCATATCCGAACTCGACGCCGCCGGGATGAAGGCCCGCGTGACCTGGCCGGACAGGGAGGGGCTGGTGTCGCCCTGGCTTGCGGTGGTTGTCCCGTGGGCGCAGGCCAACATGGCCTACCGCATGCCGGATGTGGGCGAGCAGGTGGCCTGTCTCATGGACGACAATCTGGAGTCGGGCTGCATTGTGGGGGCGCTCTACGGCGGCGCGCAGCGCCCGCCCGAGTCGAACGGCGACATTACGGCCGTGCATTTCTCCGACGGCACCGTCGTCCGGTATGACCGCGCGGAAAACACGCTCACCGTCCAGTGCGTGGGCCGGGTCGTCGTCGAGTGCGCCGACCGGATCGGCATGCGGGCGGGCCGGGAAATCACGCTGGAGTCCATCCGCATCGGGCTGCGCGCGCTGGCGGGCGTGGACATGGGGTCCGTGCTCGGCGGCTGGAAGTTCGACGACGGGACGAGGATCGAGTACAGCGAGTTGACCAGGGAACTGAAGGTGGACTCCGTGGGCGACCTCATCGTCGCGGTGGCGCGGCTGTGCAGCGTCTCCGTGCCGTTGCTGAATTTCACCTGCGCGGGCGCGTCGAACCTGCAGACCGGCGGCCCGGTCACCCTGAACGCGGGCGGCCCGGTGACCGTGAACGCCGCCGGCCCCATCAACCTGAACGGCGCGGGCGTCTTCGCCAACGGCAAGCCGGTAGGGTAG